In Kryptolebias marmoratus isolate JLee-2015 linkage group LG4, ASM164957v2, whole genome shotgun sequence, the following proteins share a genomic window:
- the si:ch211-117k10.3 gene encoding Krueppel-like factor 15 — protein MVSLSSRNLDTELFRDSGLFIFCLEDGASSKGGSSASCSSPGLEEQGATCNFSPREGEEEEDEDEGGNLQILLSTDEETESAFLEPKLPEFPFHPSSPFSPTLEDIEEFLKEKMELVKEELLTQKVEVSSSLCSFTDSPSSCPPPFFSTESHNDLGTSTILCSSSPETPVKKKNCPIQAEPPSSAQTNPSPPTLMPSMLLGAPVVLQLQPLPQAPAGSPSGAQSGIWLTHLVMGLQGATGPNLTLLAPQVSSTPTTTTLVSLSNSDNKSADQKYVKIAPLPITTRTLEITAMAGNGGPGSALIKTAAPRVSRVPPTERVHKCSHPGCGKMYTKSSHLKAHFRRHTGEKPYTCSWPECGWRFSRSDELSRHRRSHSGIKPYVCTLCEKKFARSDHLSKHTKVHRSSRPSRIIRATV, from the exons ATGGTGTCCCTAAGCAGCAGAAACCTGGACACAGAGCTGTTCCGAGACAGCGGCCTGTTCATTTTCTGCCTGGAGGATGGTGCAAGCAGCAAAGGTGGCAGCTCGGCCTCCTGTAGCAGCCCCGGGCTGGAAGAGCAGGGGGCTACCTGCAACTTCAGCCCTAGAGAGggggaagaagaggaggatgaagatgaaggtgGGAATCTGCAGATTCTTCTGAGCACAGATGAAGAAACGGAATCAGCCTTTCTGGAGCCCAAGCTGCCAGAATTTCCTTTTCATCCCTCTTCGCCATTTTCTCCCACACTGGAGGACATCGAGGAGTTCCTAAAGGAGAAGATGGAACTGGTGAAGGAAGAGCTCCTGACCCAGAAAGTGGAGGTGTCCTCTTCCCTGTGCAGCTTCACGGACTCTCCATCATCCTGCCCACCCCCGTTTTTTTCCACAGAGAGTCACAATGACCTGGGCACCAGCACCATCCTTTGCTCTTCCAGCCCAGAGActcctgtgaaaaaaaaaaactgtcccaTCCAAGCTGAACCCCCCTCCTCTGCCCAAACTAACCCCTCACCTCCCACTTTGATGCCGTCAATGCTCCTCGGAGCTCCAGtggtcctgcagctgcagccattACCTCAGGCTCCAGCAGGGTCTCCCTCTGGGGCCCAAAGTGGCATTTGGCTCACTCACCTGGTCATGGGGCTACAGGGTGCTACAGGTCCAAATCTCACCCTGCTGGCCCCCCAGGTTTCCTCTACACCCACTACCACCACCCTGGTGTCGCTAAGCAACAGCGACAACAAATCAGCCGATCAGAAGTATGTGAAGATTGCCCCACTGCCCATCACCACCAGGACTCTAGAGATCACAGCCATGGCAGGAAATGGAGGCCCAGGCAGTGCActcataaaaacagcagctccCCGGGTCAGCAGAGTACCACCAACAGAGAGGGTTCACAAGTGTTCCCACCCTGGGTGTGGGAAGATGTACACCAaaagcagccatcttaaagCGCACTTCCGTCGACACACAGGAGAGAAGCCCTACACCTGTAGCTGGCCAGAGTGTGGCTGGAG GTTCTCCCGATCGGATGAGCTGTCTCGCCATCGGCGCTCTCACTCAGGCATTAAGCCATATGTGTGCACACTGTGCGAGAAGAAGTTTGCCCGCAGCGACCATCTGTCCAAACACACGAAGGTCCACCGCAGCTCAAGGCCCAGCAGGATCATCAGAGCCACTGTGTGA